A DNA window from Pirellulales bacterium contains the following coding sequences:
- a CDS encoding acetolactate synthase produces the protein MRGRDYPSIRQFTVFIENRVGQLLEVVRRFEGSNVRIVALTISDSTECAVVRFLLSDPEAGRELLERAGLAIIESDLIAVELPESPQPMLQVCTALLQAEVNITQVYPLLARPRGKPVVALMVDNIEIAIDTLADKGFVAINEDDLKDMH, from the coding sequence ATGCGCGGCCGCGACTATCCGTCGATCCGACAGTTCACCGTGTTCATCGAGAACCGCGTCGGGCAGCTGCTGGAGGTAGTCCGCCGGTTCGAGGGAAGCAACGTGCGGATCGTCGCCCTGACGATTTCCGACTCGACCGAGTGCGCGGTGGTCCGGTTCCTGCTCAGCGACCCCGAGGCGGGTCGCGAGCTGCTGGAGCGGGCCGGGCTGGCGATCATCGAATCGGATCTCATTGCCGTCGAGTTGCCCGAGTCGCCGCAGCCCATGCTGCAAGTTTGCACGGCTCTGCTGCAAGCCGAGGTGAACATCACCCAGGTCTACCCCCTGCTGGCCCGTCCCCGCGGCAAGCCGGTCGTGGCGTTGATGGTCGACAACATCGAGATTGCGATTGATACGCTTGCCGACAAAGGGTTCGTGGCGATCAACGAAGACGATCTGAAAGACATGCACTGA
- a CDS encoding CPBP family intramembrane metalloprotease gives MSLQPERSTDESPVARRRDLAAVLFALVLPTIVTWLYFYHAERWPSAVQGAVFGTVKVLQFAFPAAWVVFVLRRRLRPGWSGTSGVGLGLAFGGAVAAAMVGLYLGWLRQAPEFSEAAEAMRAKVAGLGLDSAAKYVAIGVFYSVCHSLLEEYYWRWFVFGQLERFVPVNAAIAISSLGFMSHHVLVVGKYFGFTNWLTWFLSLSVAVGGAAWAWLYRRSGSLWGPWASHLAVDAAIFSLGYAIVCDLWQG, from the coding sequence ATGAGCTTGCAACCCGAGCGGTCCACGGACGAATCGCCGGTCGCCCGCCGGCGCGATCTGGCCGCGGTGCTCTTTGCGCTGGTCCTGCCGACAATCGTCACCTGGCTCTACTTCTATCATGCTGAGCGGTGGCCCAGCGCGGTGCAGGGGGCGGTGTTCGGAACGGTCAAGGTCCTCCAATTCGCATTCCCCGCGGCGTGGGTCGTGTTCGTTCTGCGTCGGCGGTTGCGGCCCGGTTGGTCGGGAACGAGCGGCGTCGGGTTGGGGCTGGCGTTCGGGGGGGCGGTCGCCGCGGCGATGGTCGGGCTCTATCTCGGCTGGCTCCGCCAGGCGCCGGAGTTTTCCGAAGCTGCCGAAGCGATGCGGGCGAAGGTCGCGGGCTTGGGACTCGACAGCGCGGCCAAATACGTCGCAATCGGCGTCTTCTACAGCGTCTGTCACTCGCTCCTCGAAGAGTACTACTGGCGGTGGTTCGTGTTCGGCCAGCTTGAGCGGTTCGTCCCCGTGAATGCCGCAATTGCGATCTCCTCCTTGGGGTTTATGTCCCATCATGTTCTGGTGGTGGGAAAGTACTTCGGCTTCACGAACTGGCTGACTTGGTTTCTGTCGTTGTCCGTCGCTGTCGGAGGAGCAGCGTGGGCGTGGCTTTACCGGCGATCCGGTTCCCTGTGGGGCCCCTGGGCGAGCCACTTGGCGGTCGATGCCGCGATTTTCAGTCTCGGGTATGCGATCGTCTGCGACCTGTGGCAGGGCTGA
- a CDS encoding gamma-glutamyl-gamma-aminobutyrate hydrolase family protein, translated as MTKPLIAINLDYRTGKQDGQAFSFVAADYYDAIHEAGGLPLLLPPYNDEADLEAVLERVDGVLMIGGADLDPRRDGWMLHPTVRLQDPRRESFDRMLMRVVSERRIPVLGIGAGMQLLNIANGGNLMLHIPEDMPTALPHFDPLDPDHRHTLVLTPGSIMDRVYGDGELRVNSMHHMAIDDLAPGFAVTARCPDGVVEAIESEMPDWFALGTQFHPESRTASALDLRIFEEFVVGVTELRTAVRLVA; from the coding sequence ATGACCAAACCGCTGATTGCGATCAATCTGGATTACCGCACTGGGAAACAAGACGGACAGGCTTTCTCCTTCGTGGCTGCCGACTACTACGACGCCATTCACGAAGCGGGGGGCCTGCCGCTGCTGTTGCCTCCCTACAACGACGAGGCTGACCTCGAAGCGGTGCTAGAGCGAGTCGACGGCGTGCTGATGATCGGCGGCGCCGACCTCGACCCGCGTCGCGACGGCTGGATGCTGCACCCGACCGTCCGGCTGCAGGACCCGCGGCGGGAATCGTTCGATCGGATGCTGATGCGAGTCGTCAGCGAGCGGCGGATTCCCGTCTTGGGGATCGGCGCCGGGATGCAACTGCTCAATATCGCCAACGGCGGCAATCTCATGCTCCACATTCCCGAGGACATGCCGACCGCGCTCCCCCACTTCGATCCGCTGGATCCCGATCATCGCCACACGCTGGTGCTCACGCCAGGGTCGATCATGGACCGCGTCTACGGCGACGGCGAGCTGCGGGTCAACAGCATGCACCACATGGCGATCGACGACTTGGCGCCCGGCTTTGCCGTGACCGCCCGCTGTCCGGACGGGGTCGTCGAGGCGATCGAGAGCGAGATGCCCGATTGGTTCGCCCTGGGGACGCAGTTCCACCCCGAATCTCGCACCGCGTCGGCGCTCGATCTGCGAATCTTCGAGGAGTTCGTCGTGGGCGTGACCGAGTTGCGGACCGCGGTTCGGCTGGTCGCTTAA
- a CDS encoding 3-oxoacyl-ACP synthase III gives MRYQRVHLAGLGYTLPEERIASESIEARLAPAYQRLKLPAGRLELMTGIRERRFFPPGTLIGAISVESGRKALAAAGIDPAEIGALVHGSVCRDYLEPATACGVHHALGLPPECAIFDVSNACLGILTGMTLVANMIELGQIRAGLVVGTEDGRSLVENTIHRLNTDHSLKRRDVKPLVASLTIGSASAAAVLSDSSFAPRASRLLGGAVRAHTTHNDLCQSSGLETFMHTDSELLLREGVAAGQATFGEFLSEVGWERGDIDRTICHQVGIAHRKLLFEQLELDSTIDYSTFEMLGNTGAAALPSALAMAAETGFLQEGQRVALLGIGSGINCQMLGVEWR, from the coding sequence ATGCGGTATCAACGCGTCCATCTCGCCGGACTTGGCTACACGCTTCCGGAGGAGCGCATCGCGAGCGAATCGATCGAGGCCAGGCTCGCACCGGCGTACCAGCGGCTCAAGCTTCCTGCGGGGCGGCTTGAGTTGATGACAGGGATCCGCGAGCGGCGGTTTTTCCCGCCCGGAACGCTCATCGGGGCGATCAGCGTCGAAAGCGGTCGCAAGGCGCTCGCCGCAGCGGGAATCGACCCTGCCGAAATCGGCGCTCTGGTCCACGGCTCAGTCTGCCGAGATTACCTCGAACCGGCAACCGCCTGCGGGGTCCACCATGCCCTGGGGCTGCCGCCGGAATGCGCGATCTTCGACGTCTCGAACGCCTGCCTCGGGATCCTCACCGGAATGACCCTTGTGGCGAACATGATCGAGCTGGGGCAGATTCGCGCGGGACTCGTCGTCGGCACGGAGGACGGACGGTCGCTTGTCGAGAACACGATTCACCGCCTCAACACCGACCATTCGCTCAAGCGCCGCGACGTGAAACCGCTCGTGGCGTCGCTGACGATCGGCTCGGCGAGCGCCGCAGCGGTCTTGAGCGACTCATCCTTCGCCCCTCGCGCCTCGCGCCTCCTCGGCGGCGCCGTCCGCGCCCACACGACGCACAACGACTTGTGCCAGAGTTCGGGGCTGGAGACCTTCATGCACACCGACAGCGAACTGCTGCTGCGCGAGGGAGTCGCAGCCGGCCAAGCGACCTTCGGTGAGTTCTTGAGCGAGGTCGGTTGGGAGCGAGGCGACATCGACCGCACGATCTGCCACCAAGTGGGGATCGCCCACCGCAAGCTGCTGTTCGAGCAGTTGGAACTCGACTCGACGATCGACTACAGCACGTTCGAGATGCTGGGAAACACCGGCGCTGCGGCATTGCCGTCGGCGCTGGCGATGGCCGCAGAGACGGGGTTCTTGCAGGAAGGCCAGCGCGTTGCCCTGCTAGGCATCGGCTCGGGGATCAACTGCCAGATGCTGGGAGTGGAATGGCGGTGA
- a CDS encoding acyl carrier protein has translation MTKDDIRNEVLDILADIAPDEDLSALDDSKSFREQMELDSMDFLDIVMELRKRHRVQIPEDDYVNLASMDSTVAYLEPMMKDL, from the coding sequence ATGACCAAAGACGACATCCGCAACGAAGTCCTCGACATCCTCGCCGACATTGCTCCGGACGAGGACCTCTCCGCGCTCGACGACTCGAAGAGCTTCCGCGAGCAGATGGAGCTCGACAGCATGGATTTCCTCGACATCGTCATGGAACTGCGCAAACGCCACCGCGTGCAAATCCCCGAGGACGACTACGTGAACCTCGCGAGCATGGACTCGACCGTCGCGTATCTTGAGCCGATGATGAAAGACCTGTAA
- a CDS encoding beta-ketoacyl-[acyl-carrier-protein] synthase family protein — MIRNDRDDHRIVITGIGLTAPNGDNLADYRAALLAGKSGVDRYNIRYVGDTLAGQVRFDELRYQKRKDVRRGTRAGSISIYCAQEAVADSGVDWPNVDPERVGVYIGVTEHGNVETENEINEIKAFDYDTKVWSHHHNPRTVANNPAGEITLNMGITGPHYTIGAACAAGNAGLIQGAQMLRLGECDFAISGGVSESIHTFGIFAGFASQGALATHEDPTRASRPFDRDRNGIVVSEGGCLYTLERYSDAVLRGAKIYGELVGYAMTSDATDFVLPNPVQQARCMELALKRAGLNAEDVDIVSTHATATASGDVQECEALRRVFGGCRRTRVNNTKSFIGHAMGAAGSLELAGNLPSFADGVVHATINVDELDPECALDGLVLNEPQDVGSVEYILNNSFGMLGINSAVIIRRV, encoded by the coding sequence ATGATCCGCAACGACCGCGACGACCACCGCATCGTAATCACCGGCATCGGGCTGACCGCACCCAACGGCGACAACTTGGCCGACTATCGGGCTGCGCTGTTGGCCGGCAAGAGCGGCGTCGACCGGTACAACATCCGCTACGTCGGCGACACGCTGGCCGGGCAGGTTCGGTTCGACGAGCTGCGCTACCAGAAGCGCAAAGACGTTCGCCGCGGCACCCGCGCCGGGTCGATCAGCATCTACTGCGCCCAGGAAGCGGTCGCCGACAGCGGCGTCGACTGGCCGAACGTCGATCCCGAGCGGGTCGGCGTCTATATCGGCGTCACCGAACACGGCAATGTCGAGACCGAGAACGAAATCAACGAGATCAAGGCGTTCGACTACGACACGAAGGTCTGGTCGCATCATCACAACCCCCGCACAGTGGCCAACAACCCCGCGGGCGAGATCACGCTGAACATGGGGATCACCGGCCCCCACTACACGATCGGGGCCGCGTGCGCCGCGGGAAACGCGGGGCTGATTCAGGGCGCCCAGATGTTGCGGCTGGGCGAATGCGACTTCGCCATCTCCGGCGGCGTCAGCGAAAGCATCCACACGTTCGGCATCTTCGCCGGATTCGCCAGCCAAGGCGCCTTGGCGACTCACGAGGATCCGACCCGGGCGTCGCGCCCCTTCGACCGCGACCGCAACGGCATCGTAGTGAGCGAAGGGGGCTGCCTGTACACGCTCGAGCGGTACAGCGATGCGGTGCTGCGCGGAGCGAAGATCTACGGCGAACTGGTCGGCTACGCGATGACCAGCGATGCGACCGACTTCGTTCTCCCCAACCCCGTGCAGCAGGCCCGCTGCATGGAGCTCGCTCTCAAGCGGGCCGGGCTCAACGCCGAGGACGTCGACATTGTCAGCACGCACGCCACCGCGACCGCCAGCGGCGACGTCCAGGAATGCGAAGCGCTGCGCCGCGTCTTCGGCGGCTGCCGCCGCACGCGGGTCAACAACACGAAAAGCTTCATCGGCCACGCGATGGGCGCCGCCGGCTCGCTGGAACTAGCGGGGAACCTCCCCTCGTTCGCCGACGGGGTCGTGCATGCAACAATCAACGTCGACGAGCTCGATCCCGAGTGCGCCCTGGACGGCCTCGTGCTCAACGAGCCGCAGGACGTCGGCTCAGTCGAGTACATCCTCAACAACAGCTTCGGCATGCTGGGGATCAACAGCGCGGTGATCATCCGCCGCGTGTAG
- a CDS encoding NAD(P)/FAD-dependent oxidoreductase — MYDAIIIGAGMSGLAAGIRLAHYEQRVCILERHTTIGGLNGFYRLRGRDYDVGLHALTNVTPKGTRKGPLARLLRQLRLSWDELAISPQLGSEIAFPSARLRFSNDLDLLRSEVAQAFPGEVDNFERLVAEVVEYDDLADEHAAISARQRLSELLGEPLLVEMLFCPLMFYGSAREHDMDWGQFSIMFRSIFMEGLGRPYAGVRLILKHLVRKFRALGGELKLRSGVARLEVENNRVSRVVLDQGEILEGRRILSSAGWCETMRLCTDGTPVAASRAPGRLSFCETIATLDRQPRELGHERTITFYNDHEQFDWTVPVEPCDLRSGVICSPNNFDYEEPLGDGVMRITALANFDYWQNLDERAYELEKLRWYDAITASAVRFVPDYRHRVVDTDMFTPTTIVRFTGHDNGAVYGAPDKQIDGRTHLDNLFVCGTDQGFVGIVGSIVSGIGMANMHFLREE, encoded by the coding sequence ATGTACGACGCCATCATCATCGGCGCGGGGATGAGCGGGTTGGCGGCCGGCATTCGGCTGGCCCATTACGAACAGCGCGTCTGCATCCTCGAGCGGCACACGACGATCGGCGGACTGAACGGCTTTTATCGCTTGCGCGGCCGCGATTACGACGTCGGGCTGCACGCCCTGACGAACGTCACCCCCAAAGGGACCCGCAAGGGCCCCCTCGCCCGGCTGCTGCGGCAGCTGCGGTTGTCGTGGGACGAACTGGCGATCTCGCCCCAATTGGGCTCAGAGATCGCCTTCCCCTCGGCAAGGTTGCGATTCAGCAACGACCTGGACCTGCTGCGCAGCGAAGTCGCCCAGGCGTTCCCCGGCGAGGTCGACAATTTCGAGCGGCTTGTGGCCGAGGTGGTCGAGTACGACGACCTTGCCGACGAGCACGCCGCGATCTCCGCCCGACAGCGGCTGAGCGAATTGCTCGGCGAGCCGCTGCTCGTGGAGATGCTGTTCTGCCCGCTCATGTTCTACGGCTCGGCCCGCGAGCATGACATGGACTGGGGACAGTTCTCGATCATGTTCCGCAGCATCTTCATGGAGGGGCTGGGGCGCCCGTACGCAGGGGTGCGGCTGATCCTCAAGCATCTTGTGCGGAAGTTCCGCGCACTGGGAGGCGAACTCAAACTCCGCAGCGGCGTCGCCCGCCTCGAGGTCGAGAACAACCGCGTGAGCCGCGTCGTCCTCGACCAGGGCGAGATCCTTGAAGGCCGCCGCATCCTCTCCTCCGCCGGTTGGTGCGAAACGATGCGACTCTGCACCGACGGCACGCCGGTCGCGGCGAGTCGCGCCCCGGGCCGCTTGAGTTTTTGCGAGACGATCGCCACGCTCGACCGCCAGCCGCGCGAACTGGGCCACGAGCGGACGATCACTTTCTACAACGACCACGAGCAGTTCGATTGGACCGTGCCCGTCGAGCCGTGCGACCTGCGCAGCGGCGTGATTTGCAGCCCCAACAATTTCGACTACGAGGAGCCGCTCGGCGACGGAGTGATGCGAATCACCGCCCTGGCGAACTTCGACTACTGGCAGAATCTCGACGAGCGGGCGTACGAACTGGAGAAGCTGCGGTGGTACGACGCGATCACCGCGTCTGCCGTACGGTTCGTGCCCGATTACCGCCATCGGGTCGTCGACACCGACATGTTTACTCCGACGACGATCGTGCGGTTCACAGGTCACGACAACGGCGCCGTCTACGGCGCCCCCGACAAACAAATCGACGGCCGCACGCATCTCGACAACCTCTTCGTCTGCGGCACCGACCAAGGCTTCGTCGGCATCGTCGGCAGCATCGTCAGCGGCATCGGGATGGCGAACATGCACTTTTTGCGCGAAGAGTAG
- a CDS encoding DJ-1/PfpI family protein, producing MPAKRVLMLVGDFVEDYECMVPLQILQMVGHAVDVVCPDKRAGEVVVTAIHDFEGQQTYSEKRGHNFPLNADFAAARAANYDALVIPGGRSPEYLQLDERVLALVRDFFAAGKPVAATCHGPMILAAAGVVSGRECQAYPSVRPQLEQAGATWAPPSPSLDSVHVDGNLVTAPAWPANPAWMREFLRVVGDL from the coding sequence ATGCCTGCCAAACGCGTCCTGATGCTCGTCGGCGACTTCGTCGAAGATTACGAATGCATGGTCCCGCTGCAGATCTTGCAGATGGTCGGCCATGCGGTCGACGTCGTCTGCCCCGACAAGCGGGCCGGCGAGGTCGTCGTGACGGCAATCCACGACTTCGAGGGACAGCAGACCTACTCCGAAAAGCGGGGGCACAACTTCCCGCTGAACGCCGACTTTGCAGCGGCACGGGCCGCGAATTACGACGCGTTGGTCATCCCCGGGGGACGCTCGCCGGAGTACCTGCAACTCGACGAGCGAGTGCTCGCCTTGGTGCGAGACTTCTTCGCTGCAGGGAAACCGGTGGCCGCGACCTGTCACGGACCGATGATCTTGGCAGCCGCGGGGGTGGTGAGCGGCCGCGAGTGCCAAGCCTACCCAAGCGTCCGCCCCCAATTGGAACAAGCAGGCGCCACATGGGCGCCCCCCAGCCCGAGCCTCGACAGCGTCCATGTCGACGGCAATCTCGTCACCGCCCCCGCTTGGCCGGCGAATCCGGCTTGGATGAGGGAGTTTTTGAGGGTGGTCGGCGATTTGTGA
- a CDS encoding acyl-CoA thioesterase, whose protein sequence is MQHELAIDVRYYETDGQGVVHHANYFKYFELARVEMLKAMGHDYADLERDGVFLVVHSVGCKFLRPARFGDRVRIVTEVTKATMARIEHRYDVYVDSTKIAEGQSVIACIDSTGTIRRMPEFLVAD, encoded by the coding sequence ATGCAACACGAACTGGCAATCGACGTTCGCTACTACGAGACCGACGGCCAGGGGGTGGTCCATCACGCCAATTACTTCAAGTACTTCGAGTTGGCGCGGGTCGAGATGCTCAAAGCGATGGGGCACGACTACGCCGACCTGGAACGGGACGGCGTGTTCCTGGTCGTCCACAGCGTCGGTTGCAAGTTCCTCCGCCCCGCTCGATTCGGCGACCGGGTGCGGATCGTCACCGAAGTGACCAAGGCCACGATGGCTCGAATTGAGCACCGCTACGACGTCTACGTCGACTCGACAAAGATTGCCGAAGGCCAAAGCGTGATCGCTTGCATTGACTCGACCGGAACCATCCGCCGCATGCCTGAGTTTCTCGTGGCTGACTGA
- the xylB gene encoding xylulokinase → MSHLIGIDVGTSGTKAIAMTPAGKILAAASAGYPCQHPRPLWSEQDPEDWWQGTVKAVRAAMKGAGLKPGDVAAIGLSGQMHGSVFLDKEGRVIRPALLWNDQRTAAECEEIERRAGGRKALIKLVANPALTGFQAPKVLWLRNHEPRHFAKLAKVLLPKDEIRRRLTGDYATEVSDASGTLLLDVVKRQWSKPLLAKLELEADLLPRCVESEEVTGTLTPEAAKQLGLTTACKVVGGAGDCAAGAVGTGIVASGLMASSLGTSGVMFVHSDQPQFDPQGRLHTFCHAVRGKWHMMGVILSAGGSLSWFQNALCTVAAAGGKRKAVATFDQLVSEAAATPTGAEGLQFLPYLAGERTPHLDPHARGALVGLTLAHGRGHVVRAILEGVTYALRDSLALFEQLGVPVSGVRATGGGAKSPFWRQMQADIFGKKVFAMAADEGPAYGVALLAAVGAGEYKSIEEACKATVKTTEETKPDAKARKAYDEAFPKFQRLYAALKDEFPRS, encoded by the coding sequence ATGTCTCACCTCATCGGAATCGACGTCGGCACCAGCGGCACGAAAGCCATTGCCATGACCCCCGCGGGGAAGATCCTGGCCGCGGCCAGTGCGGGTTACCCCTGCCAGCACCCCAGGCCGCTCTGGAGCGAGCAGGACCCCGAGGATTGGTGGCAGGGAACTGTGAAGGCGGTCCGAGCGGCGATGAAGGGGGCGGGGCTCAAGCCGGGCGACGTCGCCGCAATCGGGCTCTCGGGGCAAATGCACGGATCGGTTTTCCTCGACAAGGAGGGGCGAGTGATTCGCCCTGCGCTGTTGTGGAACGACCAGCGGACCGCGGCCGAGTGCGAAGAGATCGAGCGCCGCGCCGGGGGGCGCAAGGCGCTTATCAAGCTGGTCGCCAATCCGGCGCTCACGGGCTTTCAGGCGCCCAAGGTCCTCTGGCTGCGCAACCACGAGCCGAGGCACTTTGCCAAGCTCGCCAAGGTGCTGCTGCCCAAGGATGAGATCCGCCGACGGCTCACTGGCGACTACGCCACCGAGGTGAGCGACGCCAGCGGCACGCTGCTGTTGGACGTGGTGAAGCGGCAGTGGTCGAAGCCGCTCTTGGCGAAGCTGGAGTTGGAGGCGGATTTGCTCCCCCGCTGCGTCGAATCGGAGGAAGTGACCGGCACGCTCACTCCCGAGGCGGCCAAGCAACTGGGGCTGACCACGGCCTGCAAGGTCGTCGGCGGCGCCGGCGATTGCGCGGCCGGGGCGGTCGGCACGGGGATTGTCGCTTCGGGGCTCATGGCCAGCTCGCTGGGCACCAGCGGCGTGATGTTCGTCCACAGCGACCAGCCGCAGTTCGACCCGCAGGGCCGGCTGCACACGTTCTGCCACGCGGTGCGCGGCAAGTGGCACATGATGGGAGTCATCCTCTCGGCGGGCGGGTCGCTCTCTTGGTTTCAGAACGCGCTCTGCACCGTCGCCGCGGCTGGCGGCAAGCGAAAGGCAGTCGCCACGTTCGACCAACTCGTGTCCGAGGCTGCCGCGACCCCGACCGGCGCCGAAGGGCTGCAGTTCCTGCCCTATCTGGCCGGCGAACGCACGCCCCATCTCGACCCGCACGCCCGCGGGGCGCTGGTGGGACTCACGCTCGCCCACGGGCGCGGACACGTCGTCCGGGCGATCCTCGAAGGGGTGACGTACGCGCTGCGCGACAGCCTCGCCCTGTTCGAACAGCTTGGCGTCCCCGTGAGCGGAGTGCGCGCCACCGGCGGCGGCGCCAAGAGCCCCTTCTGGCGCCAAATGCAGGCTGACATCTTCGGCAAGAAGGTCTTCGCGATGGCAGCCGACGAAGGTCCCGCGTACGGGGTGGCGCTCTTAGCCGCCGTCGGCGCCGGCGAATATAAGAGCATCGAGGAAGCGTGCAAGGCGACGGTCAAAACAACCGAAGAAACCAAACCTGACGCCAAGGCCCGCAAGGCGTACGACGAAGCGTTTCCAAAATTCCAGCGACTGTACGCCGCGCTCAAGGACGAGTTCCCGCGCTCGTAA
- a CDS encoding HD domain-containing protein, whose amino-acid sequence MSSLRNIPEVAALHASRSVVRIPPETDVPLTPRVRRIVDAAPFRRLAQVSQLGLVRLVYPAANHTRLEHSLGVYRTALLFLDRLAADERFAALVEPADAERFLLAALVHDVGHWPYCHPIEDLDLPGLPTHEEFAEQYLAESEFVTLLTDDWGATPAQIMDLLAGDPPTVAGRVLASMLSGPIDVDKMDYLMRDSLHAGVPYGRNFDQQRLVHSLCLSETGDALAISDKGKTAAEMMVFARYVMFSEVYWHHAVRSATAMLQRAFFLLWSEGRLDCPTLFPLTEREMEQALVAAAAGTPAADLLAGLFGERRQLYKRIAQWSVLEDAESYDRLARRPYEWLAKLSAEVAGELSASLGAPVAPHEVLFDAPPAALEVEFDIDVHFAKAGRYRRLGQVSPVVRTLAKKQFDDYVKRVRLFVHPRLAERLGDDITWQSALKAALAATAE is encoded by the coding sequence GTGTCCTCCCTTCGCAACATCCCCGAAGTCGCCGCGCTTCATGCGAGCCGCTCGGTGGTGCGGATTCCGCCGGAGACCGACGTCCCGCTCACGCCCCGCGTGCGGCGGATCGTCGACGCGGCCCCGTTTCGCCGGCTGGCCCAGGTGAGCCAGTTGGGGCTCGTGCGGTTGGTCTACCCGGCCGCAAATCACACGCGGCTTGAACATTCGCTGGGCGTCTATCGCACGGCCCTGTTGTTTCTCGACCGCCTGGCCGCCGACGAGCGGTTCGCGGCGCTGGTCGAACCCGCCGACGCCGAGCGGTTCTTGTTGGCGGCGCTGGTGCACGACGTCGGGCACTGGCCCTATTGCCACCCGATCGAGGATCTCGACCTGCCGGGCTTGCCGACGCACGAGGAGTTTGCGGAGCAGTATCTCGCGGAGTCCGAGTTCGTGACGCTGTTGACCGACGACTGGGGAGCGACTCCGGCGCAGATCATGGATCTGCTCGCCGGCGATCCGCCGACCGTCGCGGGGCGCGTCCTGGCGAGCATGCTGTCCGGGCCGATCGACGTCGACAAGATGGACTACCTCATGCGGGACAGCCTTCACGCCGGCGTCCCGTACGGTCGCAACTTCGACCAGCAGCGGCTTGTCCACAGTCTGTGCCTGAGCGAGACGGGCGACGCGCTGGCGATCTCCGACAAGGGCAAGACCGCGGCTGAGATGATGGTCTTCGCCCGGTACGTCATGTTCAGCGAAGTTTACTGGCATCACGCCGTGCGTTCGGCGACCGCGATGCTGCAGCGGGCGTTTTTCCTGCTCTGGTCCGAAGGGCGGCTCGACTGCCCGACGCTGTTCCCGCTGACCGAGCGGGAGATGGAACAGGCGCTGGTCGCCGCGGCGGCGGGGACGCCGGCTGCGGACCTGCTTGCGGGGTTGTTCGGCGAGCGCCGGCAGCTTTACAAACGAATCGCCCAGTGGAGCGTGCTCGAGGATGCGGAGTCCTACGACCGCCTCGCTCGACGGCCCTACGAGTGGCTGGCAAAGCTGTCGGCCGAGGTGGCCGGCGAACTGTCCGCGTCGCTCGGCGCGCCGGTGGCGCCGCACGAGGTGCTGTTCGACGCCCCGCCGGCGGCGCTCGAGGTCGAGTTTGACATCGACGTTCATTTCGCCAAAGCGGGCCGCTATCGCCGACTCGGCCAGGTTTCGCCGGTCGTGCGGACCCTGGCGAAGAAACAGTTCGACGACTACGTAAAACGCGTACGACTGTTCGTGCACCCGCGGTTGGCGGAACGGCTGGGCGACGACATCACGTGGCAATCGGCGCTGAAGGCGGCCCTGGCTGCGACCGCGGAATAG
- a CDS encoding helix-turn-helix transcriptional regulator, protein MKVHLKRLRLERDGMTQQDLAVRIGVTRQTIIAIERGNYQPSVELALRLARVFGMPVEAIFELAEESEQSP, encoded by the coding sequence ATGAAAGTCCACTTAAAACGACTTCGGCTCGAGCGCGACGGCATGACCCAGCAGGATCTTGCCGTCCGCATCGGCGTGACGCGGCAGACGATCATCGCCATCGAGCGGGGCAATTATCAGCCGTCGGTCGAGCTGGCCCTCCGCCTGGCCCGGGTCTTTGGCATGCCAGTCGAAGCGATTTTCGAACTGGCTGAAGAAAGCGAGCAGTCGCCATGA